The genomic segment AATGAGGGCGGGCAAGAGCATTCCTGTTGTCGTTAGGGCGAAGGCGATTTCGAGTCCAGCTCTCCCCCGCTATCGGCGGAAGCTGCCGACGGGTTGAGAGCGGGACGGCATGCACCTAGAACGACGAAGGGCGGGCCCGGAGGCCCGCCCTTCTGAGCTAGTGCGGATTTCTTGTACCGCTCAGCCCCAGTCGCCCCCGGTCGGGCAACCGCCGCCGGCCGGTGTACAGGTGTAGGTCAGGGTTCCCGCGTCGTTCTTGATGCTGAAGTCCGTCGCCGTCGTCTCCGCCTCGACGGTGACCTCGTAGGTGTCCGCATCCGTCACGGTCGGCTCAGAGAAGCGCGTGCCGGCATCGCTGAGCGACGGCTCGATCGCGACCAGCTTCGCCTTCGTGGCTCCGGTGTAGGAACCGTTGTTGTCGGTCGCATAGGTCTCCATGGCCGTCTGGGCCGTGCGGACCTGCTCCTTGGCGTCGGCGTCGTTGGCCTTGTCGCGCTGGTTGAAGAAGGACGGGATGGCGATCGCGGCGAGCAGACCGATGATCAGCATCACGACCAGGAGCTCGATCAGGGTGAAACCGGACTCACCCTGGGCGCGCTCACGGAGCTTGTTGAGCATTTGATCCTCCTTGGATCATCTGTGAACGCCAGAGCCCCCGTGTGCCATTCGGTGGTCCGTGACCCCAGTCGGTAACCGGCTGACTCACGAGTGCTTCCCGGGAGTCCCTTGGTTTTGCGCCCCCGTCTCACGACGGGTTTGCCTTTCTCACCTGGGCGTCTGGCTTTTGTTTCCGGTTCGCCTATCGGGACCTGACCCCAACCCCTTTAGGCGACTGGGGTGAACATTCGTCCAGCCTGGGGGCCAGCCCCCAGGTCACCTGGGGTGAGTGCCACCGGGGACCGAGCGCATACCGCTCTACGATGCGAAGTGATGGCCGCCCGACGTGTCCTGATCGCGATCCTTGCCTTCATCGGCGGGATCAGCATCGTTGCCGCGCTGATCCCCGTCACGCCTCAGACGGATGGCCAGGACGAGACGACCACGTCGACGTCCACGACCGACTCCGAGGACCGCCAGGCCGCGGCGCCGAGGCCGGAGTCGGACGGTCAGTTCGTCCGTGAGACGGTCCGGCCATCCGCCGGCGAGGAGCCGCGGCGGATCGATCTCGAGGCGGGTGACCAGCTCGAGTTGCTCGTCTACGCATCAGCAGGCACGCAGGTCGAGGTGACCCGCACCGGGGAGACGGACTTCGCGGACCCCCTGGCGCCGGCGCGCTTCGATCTACGGCTGAGCGAGACCGGCATCTACCTCGTCAAGCCGCTCGAGGGCGGCGAGCCGCTGGCGACGATCAGGGTGAGCGAACCGAAGCGCGACGCCCCGGACTCGCAGGACCGGCCCGACGGCGCCGAGACGCCCAGTCAGAGCGTGCGCGACGTCGTCGGTCCGGAGCTCGAGGCGAGCTGAGCCCGCCCGGCGCCCTCAGCCGTTCAGCGAGGCGTCGACGGTGATGTCGACGTTTCCGCGCAGCGCGTTCGAGACCGGGCAGGACTGCTCGGCCTCGTCGGCGAGACGACGGAACTCCGAGTCGTCGAGGCCCGGTACGTCACCGCGTACCTTGAGCGCGACCGACGTGATCTTGATCTCCTTCGCGTCGAACGAGCAGGTCGCCTCGACGTCGAGCTGGTCGGCCGGGTTGCCCGCCTGAGCAAGGGCGTTCGAGAACGCCATCGCGTAACAACCGGCGTGCGCGGCCGCGATCAGCTCCTCGGGGCTGGAATGCCCCTCGGGCTCGCCGGCGCGGCGCGCGAAGGTGAGGTCGAGTGGGCCGAAGGCGCCTGTGCCGGAGGTGAGGGTGCCCTCGCCGGACTGGAGGTCGCCCTTCCATGTGATTGATGCGGTGCGGTCAATAGCCATATGACCCGGTCTACCCGCATTGCGCGCAACCTATCTCGCCCATCCGTCGGGCTCCTGCTCCTCCTCTGCACCCCAGGCGCCCCAGTAGGAGCGCAGGCGTGCCACGAAGTCACGCGTGCGCTCGGCGTAGACCCGATCGGCGATCGGGAACGCCGCCGTCAAGAGCCGCTCCTGGCGTCGACGGGCGAGCTCGATCAGCTTCGTCCGGTCACCGTCGGGCTCCGGCATTCGCGCCTCGATCTCCTCGATCAACACCGAGAGGTCGTGGTGGTCGCCGAGCAGGTCCGAGAGCTCGTCGAGCTCGTCGACGGTCGCCGCGAGAACCCCCTCCCATGCGTCGCGGAGCAGGCGCAGGTGGTACCAGAGGTCCTTGACGCGCTTTCGCCACTCGTGGACGGCCTCGTCGTTCGACGGGTCGTGCTGGACCTCGGCGTAGCGGGCGCGGCCGCGGCCGTAGCTGCGCGCGAGTCCCTTCGAGACGGCCTTCCAGCCCTCGGGCAGCTCCCAGCCCGAGATCTCGAGCCG from the Thermoleophilia bacterium SCSIO 60948 genome contains:
- a CDS encoding type II secretion system protein, producing the protein MLNKLRERAQGESGFTLIELLVVMLIIGLLAAIAIPSFFNQRDKANDADAKEQVRTAQTAMETYATDNNGSYTGATKAKLVAIEPSLSDAGTRFSEPTVTDADTYEVTVEAETTATDFSIKNDAGTLTYTCTPAGGGCPTGGDWG
- a CDS encoding OsmC family peroxiredoxin, with amino-acid sequence MAIDRTASITWKGDLQSGEGTLTSGTGAFGPLDLTFARRAGEPEGHSSPEELIAAAHAGCYAMAFSNALAQAGNPADQLDVEATCSFDAKEIKITSVALKVRGDVPGLDDSEFRRLADEAEQSCPVSNALRGNVDITVDASLNG